The segment CAGACTCCAGAAGGACACCCAGCGGGGATTCAGATAATAAAGTGAGCAGGTGCAGCCTTTACAAGAACCGTGAATACCGCGTCCAAAGATTTAAAAGACACGACTGAAACTTTCGGCAGACACCATgccaaaaaaaaggaagcagatgGAAATCCTAGAATCGAAAGAAGCAATTAGCTGAAATTGAGAAATAGCTGCATTTATCGAACACCTCCTATGTGGATGGCGCTCTAGAGGCACCAACAGGGGCCCAGGGCTTGGTCTCAGTAGAGCCTGTCGAGTATCACTCCAAGGACATGGTTGTCCTATTTCCCTCTGAGTGGGCCTTATCATTTCTGCTGTcaccagggcagggcagggctcagCATGTAGAAGGCACTAGATGCAATTTGATGCCTGCAGCTCGCAGGGAAAGTGCAAGGTGCTGACCGGGAAGGCAGGGTCCACAACGTGGTGTGGTCATTAAACTGAATTTGGGAACTGGAGTGAGGGGCTGAGCACCCGGAACCAAGAACAAGTTTCGTCAGAGATTTCCTGTGGGCAGAAATCATAGGGACACCAACTATTTTTGATAAGACGGAACCAAGAGTGGAATTGTGGCCAGAAgcgtgaggggaggggaggagcctctGGTCCCCAGCTCATTTCCTCCCTCAGCCCAGACAGATGAGGGCCTCCCCCTCTGGAGTCCAGCCCGGTGTACCGGGCAGGGTGGATGGGGTTAGGGGCATTGTGACTGACCTCTCCCACTTTACGTGGGGTAAAGAAGCAGACGCAATAGCTTCCTATTGTGTAGTTCCTATGTGCCAGGGTCAGGGTTAAGTACACTGTGTGCAACATCTCAGTCCTCACAGAACCCATGATAAGGCTTCAATTATTAGCCCTGTATAATGGATAATGAAACTGAGGCCAAGGGGCTGGGTGCCAACTCCTAGGTGACATGGGAGAGTGCAGCCCCAGGTCAGCCTAATGTCTCAGGCCGGCCCTAGGGACTCCCTCCTCTCCATCAGGAAAGGCCTGCCAAGCCACTTCTTGGGCACAGACCTGGCAAAGGTGGAGAAACCAGGGATCTGCCCTCCGGGAGAaatctgtctctctgaatttgggctggggacaggggagcATTTACCCAGGAGCCACAGTGTGGGTGGTACCTTGGCTTGGAAAGCTGTCttgagggcaggcaggcaggaaggagccCCTCGGCCTCCCCTGAGCAAGTCATTCCCCCTCTTCAGTCTCCAAGGATGTTTATCAAGGGGTACTGAAGTAACATTGAGGAGGGCTTCAGAAGCAGCATTGAAAGACAAGTAGGAGAGAACTTATCACAGTGGGGGCTAGCTGCCTTCCATCTCAGCAGGGGTGGTGACCAGTTCAGGCCCCTGATGATTCGTAGATGTTCCAGAAATTATACCCCCAATTCAGCAAATGCTGCCGGTGGCAAATAATCAAGCAGGTTCTTACACATCACGTCCTCCAGCCAGCCCTCCCCAAACAAACAGAACTCCCCCTTGGCCTTCAAAGGTAGATATTCTTTCTTGCATGTGTTTCAAAGGTGAATGTCTCCCTCAAGGTCACTCACCTTGTGAGAACAGAGGGGACACATACAAGTCACTTTGTCCTTCAAAGTAATCCCCCAGGGAAGTGATAGTTTTTGCAGAAATGTTCCATTTGCTCTGAAAGAAGAGCTCTTTAAAGATTTGAGAAATTCATTTGTaacctttattaatttttttaattgaggtataattgccatataacattatattaaatttgtttaaattgaGGTatcattgacatataacattaaattatatttaattgagGTGTAATTCACATTATAACATTagaggtatacaacatagtgattcaccCATCACCTGTTTTATATACATAGTTATAAACgtatcttttttcttgtgatgacaaCTTTTAtggtctactctcttagcaactttcaactaTACAGTATAGACTTCCTCTTTGAAGGATTTTACCCTCATTTGGACACGGACCCTGattttttggttaaaaataaagtcagactCATCAAGATCAGCTGTTGTTAACAAGGATGACCACTGGCTGGGAGTCTGAAGACCTGGATTCCTAGGCATACCTTTGCCATTTATGAGtggtgtggccttgggcaggtccctttctctctctgggtctttCTGAGTGTTCTTCAAGACAATGATAGGGTGGGATAGGACGACTGCCGAACTCCCATCCAGTTCTCCAATGGTATAATCTGTGCTTCTGCATTAGCACTGGGCGCTCTGATCATGTGAAGCCCTATCCATGCTTTCCCTATCCATAAATAGGAGTATGCCTACCTTTTTCCTAACTTCTAGAatgtaggaaggaaagaagttaATGCTTATGAGTGCTCACTGCAGGCTAGaatttcccctttcttccctccctccctccctcccttccttccttccttcttccctccctctttccaccCGTAAGGAAGACAGATCAATCCCACTCTGGGCACTGAGGCAgagggggcagaggtagaggcccagagaagtgaagcgACATGTTCCAGGTCACATGGGTAGCAAATGGCAAGTGGCAGAGGTGAAATCTGGATCCGTTTCTGTCCAAGGGCTGAGTTGGCCCCATTATCCCAAGACCATAACTTTAAAGATGTGGATAGTGTCTTATCGGAAGAGAGCTGGCTTCAAAGCACCTCTCAGGAAATTTACTCTATGGCAGGGGTCAGCAGACTTCAAGCCAAATGCAGCCACCacctctttttgtaaataaagttgtattGGAACATAACGGGCTTGTCATTTCCAGATCACCTACTACTGTTTAAGCTACAATAGCTGAGTTGAGAAATCATGACAGAGacaaaccctaaaatatttactgtctggtcctttacagaatcTGTAAAGGACTAACCTTTGTTAGTCCCTGGTCCAGAGTCCAGCAAGGCTGTCCATCCTTCAAAGAACACAAAGTGACATGTGACTGTCCCGTGTGCTCAAGAGCCCCGCCACTTGGCTTGTTAGGAAGGAGGACTTCTCttcttaaatctgtttttaaaaaggtcaacAAACAGTCTCAGGATACCTGTCAGGCCGATGAGGGAGTTCAGTTTTCATCGTGCTCTTCCCAGGAACTCAGTGAAGGGAAAATAGAAATCTTAATTTTGGGGAAATTGCAcaggggaaaaggggagggaatCAGTTACAACACCCCATTGCGACACTCAGCACAGTTGAAAGTGACAACAGCAAGAGTTTCTCATTTTGGAAATATGAGGGCATTTCCGTTTCTCAGAGTAGGACAGGGCAGCTTGGGTGAGTGACTATTTTCTTTATAAGCGGCACCTCAGGGCCCGAAATGGCAGTGTCGTGTTGTCTCGCTGCGGCCGCAGAATGGAAACCGGCAGGTGTCCCCTCAGTTACCTgatctctttcctccttttcctgttCCATTCAGAGACAGCCTGCCATCCCTTGGGGAAGAGACCTTGCAAGATGCAAGCCTTCAGGTAAGGCCACCCCTGAGGAGGCGGGGTGGACGGACAGGTAAATGGAACCACTGCGGCCGTTGGGGGGGGGCCCGCTGGCCTCCGCAGCGCCTGCGGGCTGAGTTTGGGCTGGAAAGGGAGGTCCGTTATTCAGGAAAGGGGAGCCACATCCGTGGTCTTCAGGGCTTGTGTTTCAGAATATTTCAGATGGGCAGAACTTGGCCAGAGGCCTGGCTTATTCTCCCGGAGACTCTGGCAACTCAGTGAGTGACAGACAGGTGCCGACGAGCCAGGCTGGGGCTCTTTGCTGGGCAAGGAAACCGGAGGGCCGCGTGGGCAGCGCACAGCCCGGAGGCCCAGACTGCCGGCCAGCATTGCAGGTCCATGTGGACATGGTGGAGGCCCCCGCTCCTttgcagcctcagtttccccatctgtgacaTGGGGTTAAGGATAACCCCCTGCCTGCCTTactgggttgttgtgaagatcaaacAGTGCTTGAACactactgtgatttttaaaaattgggccaGGAGTTTTGTGAGAGAGATGTCACCAACCCTGTTGTAAAATCGAGAGGCTGTGATGCTGTCCCCATGGGCCCTCTGTCCTGTGACATTGCAGGCCTGAGCCACGTCAGAGTGACTTCACCGTCAAACCGAGTTTCCCTGGCTTGAGGCTGCAGTTCGGGATTCTGtgcgtgtgcgtgtatgtgtgtgcgtgtgtgtgcgtgcgtccTGGGCAAGTCGTTCCCCTTTCCAGACACGGGAACTGCTTCACGAGCTTTGCCTCTGCTTCTTCCTACTGGCTGGGAGCTCCAGGAGATGCACCTGGAGGTCTCTAGTAGGAGACTCATCCAGGAATGCAGAAGAATCTCGATAGGTCAAATGCTCAACGTGTGCAAAGACCTTTACAGTTTGTCCAACCATCCCTCACTGAGCTCACGAGCTCCCCAAAGTGATGCCATGGGCGTTGGTAGCCACACTTCACTTGTGAAGAGATGAGGTGCATGTCCAAGGCCACATGGGTGGGCAACGGGGCACAGAGGGCCCACGTTCTGGCTGGGCCTCTGCAAGCCCTGCTCTCAGCCCTTCACCAAGAGCTCAGCAGCCACATGTGGGCTgctggctaccatactggaccgTGCAGAGAGAGAACATTCCTGCCTCCGGCAAGTTTTATTGGATGATGCTACTCTAGAGTATGTTTTGCTGAAGTAGAAGGTGTCTGCTCTGGGAATCTGAGGATGAGGAGAGCGGTAGAATGTGGGTGCACTGCTCTCCAGCTGTGGGAGCTGGGCCGGCCTCTTAGTCGGTGTTGACCTCAGTCTCTCCTCCATGCCAAGGCTGGGCTAAAACACCACACCCCTGGCAGAAAGTTGAATGCAGATTCAGTGAACTCTGGGGGACACAGGAACAGGGGgagcacagggctgggcacacAGAGGTGGTTCACCATAGCTGGGACCTTTCACATTGCAGAATCTGGGATATTAACCAGAAGACCTTCTACCTGAGGAATAACCAACTCATCGCTGGATACTTGCAAGGATCAAATACTAAATTGGAAGGTGAGTGGTTGCCAGAAAAGTGGATGTTGTGTGGGTACTGGGCCACTTTGCCCTGGAGTCTCCAGCTTGCCCTTGGAAAGCTTAGGTTCAAAGTCCTAATCCCTGCTGGGTCTTTGTGGTTGAGTTGGAAGCTGGGGGAGGCCTGGCCACATGTGAGGGCAGCCTCAAGAGGGTAAGAGGGTTAGAGCCTAGGTCTGGAGCCCCCACCTGCTGGCACCGTGTCCCGGGGCCACCACTGGCCGGGAGAGGGCACAGAAGGCAAGACGCTCCCTTTCCCTCCTGTGACTATGAAGCCTTCCGTGTTCCTATGTTGTTCAAACCCTAACTACCACCCAAAACGAATACACCATATCTAAGGCTGGGTTATGTCCCTTTGTCATGGACACCACATTCAGCCATGGTCTGGTCCTTGCTCTAAAcaagctgcatgaccttgggcaggctTCCCCCACTCCATCGCTCAGTTTTTCCTTTAGTAAACCGAGGCCGGCCTGATGGCATGCTGGGAGAGTCTTTCAGCACGAGCCTCCTGGGATGTTTCTGATTACCTGATTGGCACTATGGGATGGCACGATCTCCATCTTCCCACCTTGTTCTCAGCCCCTCGCCTTGCCCTGAAAGAGTGTGAGAACGGCCTTTCCTGTCCTTCTGTTAATTCTCCTAGTGAACAAGCTGAAGTGCAGAAAGGCTGAGCTTTTCACTGCCACGTGAGGGCTCAGAGACAACCAAGGGACAGGGtcagagtcacccaggtgcctgtagACCAAGCCCCGGGGCCCACTGTGTGCTATTTCCCTGCCTGTGGGCAGCACCCCCGGGGACCTGGAGCACAGGTgtcctggggagaaggaaggatagGGACCACGCGGAGCAGAATCTAGGCGACACGGTCCTTGAGGGGTAACTCGATAACTCCTTGGTGTGATCTTCCATTTGAATGAGGACCAGGAAGATGGGGCCTCACTGCCCTTCTGACCTTCGGGTTTTACTTCgggtggggatgggatggggagaCAGAAAAATCTCCTGCGAGAGTCCgggctgcctcctcctctctctacAACCTGACCCTGCCTTCTGCTCTTCCCCAGAGAAGTTAGACGTGGTGCCCATTGAGCCTCATGCCGTGTTCCTGGGGATCCATGGGGCGAAGCTGTGCCTGGCCTGCGTCAAGTCCGGTGATGAGACCAAGCTCCAGCTGGAGGTAAGGGCCCGCCTCCGATGGCAGCCACCCCAAAGCCGGCAGCGGGGACAACCGCAGTCGGTTCCTTCCTGGGGCCCTGTGGGTCGAAGAGGCAGGCGCAGCTGGGCAGTTGTGCTCTACTCGGCGTAGCAGCGGCAGCAGCGGGGAGctctgctgggggggggggccacgGTGGCTTCTCACCCGCGCCTTGCTCCACGTGCTCTCTCAGAGCTCCGCGGTCAGCGTGGGCCTCCTGACAGCGCGGGTGCTGCCTTCCGACACGGATTATGCCACAGAGCGAGGCTCCGTGGGCAGAGGCCCATCAAAGCCCTGCTTACGTCGTACGGCTCACGTCCCATGGGCCGAAGCCAGCCGTGT is part of the Neomonachus schauinslandi chromosome 10, ASM220157v2, whole genome shotgun sequence genome and harbors:
- the IL1RN gene encoding interleukin-1 receptor antagonist protein isoform X3 — protein: MQAFRIWDINQKTFYLRNNQLIAGYLQGSNTKLEEKLDVVPIEPHAVFLGIHGAKLCLACVKSGDETKLQLEAVNITDLSKHKDQDKRFTFILSDSGPTTSFESAACPGWFLCTALEADRPVSLTNTPQEAMTVTKFYFQKD
- the IL1RN gene encoding interleukin-1 receptor antagonist protein isoform X2 — translated: METGRCPLSYLISFLLFLFHSETACHPLGKRPCKMQAFRIWDINQKTFYLRNNQLIAGYLQGSNTKLEEKLDVVPIEPHAVFLGIHGAKLCLACVKSGDETKLQLEAVNITDLSKHKDQDKRFTFILSDSGPTTSFESAACPGWFLCTALEADRPVSLTNTPQEAMTVTKFYFQKD